A region from the Cannabis sativa cultivar Pink pepper isolate KNU-18-1 chromosome 9, ASM2916894v1, whole genome shotgun sequence genome encodes:
- the LOC115722311 gene encoding chloride channel protein CLC-d isoform X6, protein MKLSRITLTGKSRSRFWGFLAQRGKLFVGYYVVVKWFFALLIGIGTGLAAVFINISVENFAGWKFALTFAIIQKSYVAGFVVYILINLALVLSSVYIITQFAPAAAGSGIPEIKGYLNGVDTHGILLFRTLIGKIFGSIGSVGGGLALGKEGPLVHTGACIASLLGQGGSTKYHVSSRWLQVFKSDRDRRDLVTCGCAAGVAAAFRAPVGGVLFALEEVTSWWRSPLMWRVFFTSAIVAVVVRTAMGWCKSGKCGHFGSGGFIIWDTSDGQDDYYIRELLPMAVIGVIGGLLGALFNQLTFYIAGWRRNYLHKKGNRVKIYEACLVSVITSLISFGLPLLRKCSACPESDSDNGIECPRPPGMYGNYVNFYCSKDKEYNDLATLFFNTQDDAIRNLFSAKTIHEFSAQSLLTFLVMFYSLAVITYGTAVPAGQFVPGIMIGSTYGRLVGMFVVNFYAKLNIEEGTYALLGAAAFLGGSMRMTVSLCVIMVEITNNLKLLVPIMLVLLISKAVGDAFNEGFYEEQARLRNIPLLESRPKYQMRKMTAKEACGRGVVSFPRVVKVADVVSILHSNKHNGFPVIDHTRNGETLVIGLMLRTHLLVLLQSKADFQHSPLPSDSRGSRFIRHSLNEFVKPASSKGISIDDVHLSSDDLEMYIDLAPFLNPSPYIVPEDMSLTKVYNLFRQLGLRHIFVVPRPSRVIGLITRKDLLIEENVDSATLELQSTSTSASR, encoded by the exons ATGAAGTTATCGAGAATTACGCTTACTGGGAAGAGCAGGTCCCGTTTCTGGGGTTTCTTG GCTCAAAGAGGAAAACTTTTTGTGGGATATTATGTGGTAGTGAAATGGTTCTTTGCACTGCTTATTGGCATCG GTACTGGACTAGCCGCTGTTTTCATCAACATTTCCGTTGAGAACTTTGCAGGCTGGAAGTTTGCTCTGACATTTGCTATAATACAAAAATCATATGTAGCTGGATTTGTGGTGTACATATTAATCAACTTGGCTCTAGTATTGTCCTCTGTATATATCATTACACAGTTTGCACCAGCAGCTGCTGGATCTGGTATTCCAGAAATCAAGGGTTATCTGAATG GGGTTGATACTCACGGTATCCTGCTTTTCAGAACCTTAATTGGAAAG ATATTTGGAAGTATTGGGTCAGTTGGAGGTGGTCTAGCTCTTGGGAAAGAAGGTCCTCTTGTTCATACGGGTGCTTGTATTGCTTCTTTGCTTGGACAA GGTGGATCTACAAAATATCATGTAAGTTCCAGGTGGCTACAAGTATTTAAAAGCGATCGGGATCGCAGAGATCTT GTAACTTGTGGGTGTGCAGCAGGAGTTGCTGCTGCTTTTAGAGCTCCTGTTGGTGGTGTATTATTTGCATTGGAAGAAGTAACATCATG gtGGAGGAGTCCACTTATGTGGCGTGTCTTCTTCACTTCTGCCATTGTAGCTGTTGTGGTGCGTACTGCAATGGGGTGGTGTAAAAGTGGAAAATGTGGACATTTTGGTTCAGGTGGCTTCATAATATGGGACACTTCCGA TGGCCAAGACGACTACTATATTAGGGAGCTATTGCCAATGGCAGTTATTGGTGTGATTGGAGGGTTATTAG GAGCTTTGTTTAATCAGTTAACATTTTACATTGCTGGCTGGCGTCGAAATTATTTGCACAAGAAAGGGAACAGAGTCAAG ATATATGAAGCCTGCCTTGTATCTGTAATAACTTCTCTTATTTCCTTTGGTTTGCCACTTTTAAGAAAATGCAGTGCGTGCCCTGAGTCGGATTCTGATAATGGAATTGAGTGCCCAAGGCCTCCAGGAATGTATGGGAACTATGTAAAC TTCTACTGCAGTAAGGACAAGGAGTACAATGATCTGGCAACTCTTTTCTTTAATACTCAG GATGATGCCATTAGGAATTTGTTCAGTGCAAAAACAATTCACGAGTTCAGTGCTCAAAGTCTATTGACCTTTCTG GTTATGTTTTATAGTTTAGCAGTTATAACATACGGCACTGCTGTTCCAGCTGGTCAATTCGTACCTGGGATTATGATTGGTTCAACATATGGACGTCTTGTTGGCATGTTTGTAGTTAACTTTTATGCGAAGTTGAACATTGAAGAGGGGAC ATACGCTCTTCTTGGAGCTGCTGCTTTTCTTGGGGGATCAATGCGGATGACAGTGTCTTTATGCGTCATTATGGTTGAAATCACAAATAACTTGAAACTTCTAGTTCCTATCATGCTTGTTCTTCTAATTTCAAAG GCTGTTGGTGATGCTTTTAATGAAGGTTTCTATGAAGAACAGGCACGATTAAGGAATATTCCATTACTAGAATCGAGACCTAAATACCAGATGCGGAAAATGACAGCAAAGGAAGCCTGTGGAAGAGGG GTGGTCTCCTTCCCTCGAGTTGTTAAGGTTGCAGATGTAGTTTCTATTTTACATAGCAACAAACACAATGGCTTCCCA GTGATTGACCATACCAGAAATGGAGAAACACTTGTCATTGGACTCATGCTTCGAAC TCACTTGTTGGTACTTCTACAGTCTAAGGCTGATTTTCAGCATAGTCCTTTGCCTAGTGATTCAAGAGGATCTAGGTTTATCAG GCATTCTCTCAACGAATTTGTGAAACCTGCTTCTAGCAAAGGAATATCTATAGATGATGTGCATCTTAGTTCAGATGACTTGGAAATGTACATAGATCTTGCCCCTTTTTTGAACCCCTCTCCATACATTGTCCCTGAGGATATGTCATTGACGAAG GTATATAATCTTTTCCGTCAGCTAGGTTTGAGACATATATTTGTTGTTCCTCGTCCATCTCGTGTAATTGGTTTGATTACCagaaaagacctattgattgaG GAAAATGTAGATTCAGCCACCTTGGAGCTCCAATCGACTAGT ACCTCAGCATCGCGATAG
- the LOC115722311 gene encoding chloride channel protein CLC-d isoform X5: MKLSRITLTGKSRSRFWGFLAQRGKLFVGYYVVVKWFFALLIGIGTGLAAVFINISVENFAGWKFALTFAIIQKSYVAGFVVYILINLALVLSSVYIITQFAPAAAGSGIPEIKGYLNGVDTHGILLFRTLIGKIFGSIGSVGGGLALGKEGPLVHTGACIASLLGQGGSTKYHVSSRWLQVFKSDRDRRDLVTCGCAAGVAAAFRAPVGGVLFALEEVTSWWRSPLMWRVFFTSAIVAVVVRTAMGWCKSGKCGHFGSGGFIIWDTSDGQDDYYIRELLPMAVIGVIGGLLGALFNQLTFYIAGWRRNYLHKKGNRVKIYEACLVSVITSLISFGLPLLRKCSACPESDSDNGIECPRPPGMYGNYVNFYCSKDKEYNDLATLFFNTQDDAIRNLFSAKTIHEFSAQSLLTFLVMFYSLAVITYGTAVPAGQFVPGIMIGSTYGRLVGMFVVNFYAKLNIEEGTYALLGAAAFLGGSMRMTVSLCVIMVEITNNLKLLVPIMLVLLISKAVGDAFNEGFYEEQARLRNIPLLESRPKYQMRKMTAKEACGRGVVSFPRVVKVADVVSILHSNKHNGFPVIDHTRNGETLVIGLMLRTHLLVLLQSKADFQHSPLPSDSRGSRFIRHSLNEFVKPASSKGISIDDVHLSSDDLEMYIDLAPFLNPSPYIVPEDMSLTKVYNLFRQLGLRHIFVVPRPSRVIGLITRKDLLIEENVDSATLELQSTSVRPQHRDRSSAVRNEEAERPLLNGLLVQHMSD, from the exons ATGAAGTTATCGAGAATTACGCTTACTGGGAAGAGCAGGTCCCGTTTCTGGGGTTTCTTG GCTCAAAGAGGAAAACTTTTTGTGGGATATTATGTGGTAGTGAAATGGTTCTTTGCACTGCTTATTGGCATCG GTACTGGACTAGCCGCTGTTTTCATCAACATTTCCGTTGAGAACTTTGCAGGCTGGAAGTTTGCTCTGACATTTGCTATAATACAAAAATCATATGTAGCTGGATTTGTGGTGTACATATTAATCAACTTGGCTCTAGTATTGTCCTCTGTATATATCATTACACAGTTTGCACCAGCAGCTGCTGGATCTGGTATTCCAGAAATCAAGGGTTATCTGAATG GGGTTGATACTCACGGTATCCTGCTTTTCAGAACCTTAATTGGAAAG ATATTTGGAAGTATTGGGTCAGTTGGAGGTGGTCTAGCTCTTGGGAAAGAAGGTCCTCTTGTTCATACGGGTGCTTGTATTGCTTCTTTGCTTGGACAA GGTGGATCTACAAAATATCATGTAAGTTCCAGGTGGCTACAAGTATTTAAAAGCGATCGGGATCGCAGAGATCTT GTAACTTGTGGGTGTGCAGCAGGAGTTGCTGCTGCTTTTAGAGCTCCTGTTGGTGGTGTATTATTTGCATTGGAAGAAGTAACATCATG gtGGAGGAGTCCACTTATGTGGCGTGTCTTCTTCACTTCTGCCATTGTAGCTGTTGTGGTGCGTACTGCAATGGGGTGGTGTAAAAGTGGAAAATGTGGACATTTTGGTTCAGGTGGCTTCATAATATGGGACACTTCCGA TGGCCAAGACGACTACTATATTAGGGAGCTATTGCCAATGGCAGTTATTGGTGTGATTGGAGGGTTATTAG GAGCTTTGTTTAATCAGTTAACATTTTACATTGCTGGCTGGCGTCGAAATTATTTGCACAAGAAAGGGAACAGAGTCAAG ATATATGAAGCCTGCCTTGTATCTGTAATAACTTCTCTTATTTCCTTTGGTTTGCCACTTTTAAGAAAATGCAGTGCGTGCCCTGAGTCGGATTCTGATAATGGAATTGAGTGCCCAAGGCCTCCAGGAATGTATGGGAACTATGTAAAC TTCTACTGCAGTAAGGACAAGGAGTACAATGATCTGGCAACTCTTTTCTTTAATACTCAG GATGATGCCATTAGGAATTTGTTCAGTGCAAAAACAATTCACGAGTTCAGTGCTCAAAGTCTATTGACCTTTCTG GTTATGTTTTATAGTTTAGCAGTTATAACATACGGCACTGCTGTTCCAGCTGGTCAATTCGTACCTGGGATTATGATTGGTTCAACATATGGACGTCTTGTTGGCATGTTTGTAGTTAACTTTTATGCGAAGTTGAACATTGAAGAGGGGAC ATACGCTCTTCTTGGAGCTGCTGCTTTTCTTGGGGGATCAATGCGGATGACAGTGTCTTTATGCGTCATTATGGTTGAAATCACAAATAACTTGAAACTTCTAGTTCCTATCATGCTTGTTCTTCTAATTTCAAAG GCTGTTGGTGATGCTTTTAATGAAGGTTTCTATGAAGAACAGGCACGATTAAGGAATATTCCATTACTAGAATCGAGACCTAAATACCAGATGCGGAAAATGACAGCAAAGGAAGCCTGTGGAAGAGGG GTGGTCTCCTTCCCTCGAGTTGTTAAGGTTGCAGATGTAGTTTCTATTTTACATAGCAACAAACACAATGGCTTCCCA GTGATTGACCATACCAGAAATGGAGAAACACTTGTCATTGGACTCATGCTTCGAAC TCACTTGTTGGTACTTCTACAGTCTAAGGCTGATTTTCAGCATAGTCCTTTGCCTAGTGATTCAAGAGGATCTAGGTTTATCAG GCATTCTCTCAACGAATTTGTGAAACCTGCTTCTAGCAAAGGAATATCTATAGATGATGTGCATCTTAGTTCAGATGACTTGGAAATGTACATAGATCTTGCCCCTTTTTTGAACCCCTCTCCATACATTGTCCCTGAGGATATGTCATTGACGAAG GTATATAATCTTTTCCGTCAGCTAGGTTTGAGACATATATTTGTTGTTCCTCGTCCATCTCGTGTAATTGGTTTGATTACCagaaaagacctattgattgaG GAAAATGTAGATTCAGCCACCTTGGAGCTCCAATCGACTAGTGTAAG ACCTCAGCATCGCGATAGAAGTTCAGCCGTAAGGAATGAAGAAGCGGAGCGCCCACTTCTCAACGGTCTTCTGGTCCAACATATGTCAGACTGA